AGAAGCAGCAGCACTTCCGCGCCTGCGAATTACCGAGTCGCGCCGCGGCAAGCGCTCATGCTGATGGCTATTGGCACAACTTCCGGCTTAACCGGTATTTGTTATTATGCAGCTTTGCAATATATTCCGGCCTCATTTGCAATTATTCTCTTGTTTCAATTCACATGGATGGGAATTGTTCTGGAAGCCATTATAGAGCGCAAGCGACCAGGCAAAGAGAAGCTGCTTTCGCTTCTTATTTTGTTTGTAGGCATCATCATGGCTAGTGGATATTTAAAAGGCGGCCAGGAAGCTCCGTCCTGGATCGGGATTCTGCTGGGCTTGCTGTCCGCGCTGACGTACGCGTTATTTATTGCTTTTAACGGCAAAGTATCCGCCCAAGTGGCACCGATTACGCGCAGCGCGATCATGCAATCCGGATCTTTAGTGCTGGTGATGTGTATCTTTCCGCCACATTTTTTGTTCAATGGCTCTCTGCATGAAGAGTTGCTGCCGTGGGCGCTGCTTCTGGCCTTTTTTGGCGTCGTCATTCCGCCGCTATTTTTTGCTATCGGTGTTCCTCGTATCGGA
Above is a genomic segment from Paenibacillus sp. HWE-109 containing:
- a CDS encoding EamA family transporter produces the protein MKYYAYVLAGACSFGLLSTFVKKAYESGFHVGEVVGSQNVFGVLMMWILVLVAAKSARSSSTSAPANYRVAPRQALMLMAIGTTSGLTGICYYAALQYIPASFAIILLFQFTWMGIVLEAIIERKRPGKEKLLSLLILFVGIIMASGYLKGGQEAPSWIGILLGLLSALTYALFIAFNGKVSAQVAPITRSAIMQSGSLVLVMCIFPPHFLFNGSLHEELLPWALLLAFFGVVIPPLFFAIGVPRIGGGMATIMSAAELPTAVIMSFVVLHETVNGLQWLGVIITMFGIALPELLKRRKRQALRENEGNSGL